One genomic region from Diabrotica undecimpunctata isolate CICGRU chromosome 9, icDiaUnde3, whole genome shotgun sequence encodes:
- the LOC140450440 gene encoding uncharacterized protein, producing MANKENMTRELRVLQTNVGTARLAHDLAETAAVEKNIDVLVTAEPNPTAVKRRGWFVDTTGRAAVRIYNRKLRVYEIKPKEGYVIVRMKGVRLVCCYISPNVTVGEYEMKIDEIMQEVGNTGGEYVVLGDFNAKAADWGSPITDARGRILTDWVGALDLVVLNTGLEPTFVRRGTGTYIDVTMATQEIAAKAVGWKVLPDYTGTEHQYIEFSITGKGTTNTVRASGTSMGRCGDGNDWKVKGKFKSRTLFAMSNNPNNLQPIGPS from the coding sequence ATGgcaaacaaagaaaacatgacTCGAGAGCTGAGAGTACTCCAAACTAATGTGGGAACGGCAAGACTAGCACATGATCTTGCTGAGACTGCCGCAGTAGAAAAAAACATCGATGTGCTGGTGACGGCGGAACCAAATCCAACAGCGGTGAAAAGAAGAGGATGGTTTGTAGATACGACCGGGAGAGCTGCTGTACGAATCTACAATAGGAAACTGCGAGTGTATGAAATTAAGCCGAAAGAAGGATACGTGATTGTTCGGATGAAGGGGGTGCGACTGGTCTGCTGTTATATTTCTCCAAACGTGACGGTGGGCGAGTACGAGATGAAGATAGACGAGATCATGCAGGAAGTGGGAAACACAGGAGGAGAATACGTAgtgctgggagattttaacgcaaaagcaGCGGACTGGGGATCTCCCATCACCGATGCTCGCGGCAGGATACTAACTGACTGGGTGGGTGCTCTAGACCTAGTGGTTCTGAACACAGGTCTGGAACCTACGTTTGTTAGGAGAGGTACAGGTACGTACATCGACGTGACCATGGCGACACAAGAAATAGCGGCGAAAGCAGTAGGTTGGAAGGTTTTGCCAGACTACACTGGAACTGAACATCAATACATTGAGTTCTCGATAACTGGAAAGGGGACCACTAACACGGTCCGTGCATCCGGGACGTCGATGGGCAGATGCGGCGATGGgaatgactggaaa